One genomic window of Polynucleobacter sp. HIN11 includes the following:
- a CDS encoding quinone-dependent dihydroorotate dehydrogenase, whose protein sequence is MINTYPFVRPLLFSMDPEEAHDFSFAQLDRLERCGLLKALIGKPIIKPVELCGLRFRNPVGLAAGLDKDGKHIDALASLGFGFLEIGTVTPLPQPGNPKPRMFRLPSANALINRMGFNNDGVDACIERVKRSRFYQEGGVIGLNIGKNASTPIEDAANDYVTCMRKVYPVASYITANISSPNTKNLRDLQGETMLRQLLQALHQTRQDLSNQLGVRKPLFLKIAPDLEAADLRLIAELLMEFEIDAVIATNTTIARTGVEELEHGHETGGLSGSPVLARSNQTIYDLFQVLHNRIPIIGVGGILSGENVKQKLDAGASMVQIYTGLIYQGPKLIADCVRAFP, encoded by the coding sequence ATGATTAATACCTACCCGTTTGTTCGTCCCCTGCTGTTCTCAATGGACCCCGAAGAGGCTCATGACTTCTCCTTCGCACAACTAGATCGCTTAGAGCGCTGCGGACTTCTGAAGGCCTTAATTGGCAAACCCATCATCAAGCCGGTTGAGCTCTGCGGTTTACGATTTCGTAATCCAGTGGGTTTGGCTGCCGGTTTAGATAAAGATGGCAAACATATTGACGCACTTGCAAGCCTTGGATTTGGGTTCTTAGAAATTGGCACCGTGACCCCCTTACCACAACCAGGTAATCCCAAGCCGCGCATGTTTCGTCTGCCAAGTGCAAACGCCTTAATTAATCGCATGGGCTTTAATAATGATGGAGTTGATGCCTGTATTGAACGTGTCAAACGCTCTCGGTTTTACCAAGAGGGTGGCGTGATTGGTCTCAATATTGGTAAGAACGCCAGCACTCCGATCGAAGATGCTGCTAATGACTACGTGACCTGCATGCGCAAGGTGTATCCAGTGGCAAGCTACATCACGGCTAACATCTCATCACCAAATACCAAAAACTTGCGCGATCTTCAGGGTGAAACGATGTTGCGCCAGTTATTACAAGCGCTTCACCAAACCCGTCAAGATTTAAGTAATCAGTTAGGCGTGCGTAAGCCACTCTTTCTTAAAATTGCACCGGATCTTGAGGCCGCTGATCTTAGGCTGATTGCCGAGCTCTTAATGGAGTTTGAGATCGATGCGGTGATTGCTACGAATACCACTATTGCACGCACCGGTGTAGAGGAGCTCGAGCATGGTCATGAAACTGGGGGTCTCTCAGGGTCGCCTGTTTTGGCTCGCTCCAATCAAACGATTTATGATTTATTTCAGGTGCTTCATAACCGTATACCCATTATTGGGGTTGGCGGCATACTGTCTGGCGAGAACGTCAAACAGAAACTCGATGCAGGCGCTAGTATGGTGCAAATTTATACGGGGCTCATCTATCAAGGACCTAAACTCATTGCAGATTGCGTCCGGGCCTTTCCCTAG
- a CDS encoding IclR family transcriptional regulator gives MDSKATKNSGDVGKTAIQVVERMMNLLDCLADQEEASSLKLLSQKTGLHPSTAHRILNDMVACRLVERGDGGTYKLGLRLLELGNLVKERLSVREAAQLPMRALHKLTGETVNLSVRQGDEIVYVDRAYSERSGMQVVRAIGGRAPLHLTSVGKLFLAVDDPNQVRAYATRTGLAGHTRNSITQLAKLESELGSVRHVGHSRDNEELELGVSCLAAGILDDTGKLVAGLSLSSPTDRMQPDWLKALQETALQISKGLGYKPQTSSKTD, from the coding sequence ATGGATAGCAAGGCAACCAAAAACTCCGGTGATGTTGGCAAGACGGCAATTCAGGTCGTTGAGCGCATGATGAACCTGCTTGATTGTTTGGCCGATCAGGAAGAAGCGAGTAGCCTCAAACTGCTCTCTCAAAAAACCGGATTACATCCTTCTACGGCGCACCGCATTCTCAACGACATGGTTGCCTGTCGCTTAGTCGAGCGTGGTGATGGTGGAACGTATAAATTAGGCTTACGGCTCTTAGAGCTTGGTAATTTGGTCAAAGAGCGTCTATCCGTTCGAGAAGCTGCTCAACTGCCTATGCGAGCCCTTCATAAGCTGACCGGGGAAACCGTCAATCTCTCTGTTCGTCAGGGTGATGAAATTGTCTATGTCGACCGTGCCTATAGTGAACGCTCTGGGATGCAAGTGGTGCGCGCCATTGGTGGTCGTGCCCCATTACATCTCACCTCCGTTGGTAAATTATTCTTGGCGGTCGATGACCCCAATCAAGTACGCGCCTATGCTACCCGAACGGGTCTTGCCGGCCATACGCGCAACAGCATCACACAGTTAGCGAAGCTTGAGAGTGAGCTTGGTAGTGTTCGTCACGTGGGCCACTCACGGGATAACGAAGAGCTTGAGCTCGGAGTGAGTTGCCTCGCGGCTGGCATTTTGGATGACACGGGTAAGTTAGTGGCAGGTCTATCACTGAGCTCACCAACCGATCGCATGCAACCCGATTGGCTCAAGGCCTTACAAGAAACTGCGCTACAGATTTCTAAGGGTCTGGGATATAAACCCCAAACCAGCTCTAAAACCGACTAG
- a CDS encoding serine hydrolase, whose translation MRLIQAFINSVTRHLSEQQTRARRPLQILFLGILSITLGVTEPALAQSSNSSQANKPKQSAQGNKSTAAQKPKSANSKQVRTTVNRPKNPPQAAGRPSFATAMGLRNQPDDLNLKSSVAMVVDQHSKDILFEKNPDVSLPIASITKLMTAMVVLDSNAPLNEVLTITQEDVKIYAKSRLSLGTKLTREEALLLALMSSENRTSYLLARNYPGGAKAFVEAMNHKAYSLGMTHSNFTDPTGLLATNVSTAEDLARMLVASYNYKLIREFSVWPDTTLVINKRPQVFLNTNRLVRAGDMEIGLQKTGFISAAGKCLVMQAKVNGLPILLVFLDSVGTQSRFADAVRVRDWIESYQPGEPKPIRRLTM comes from the coding sequence TTGAGATTGATTCAAGCGTTTATTAATTCAGTTACTCGTCATTTGTCTGAACAGCAGACAAGGGCCCGACGCCCCCTCCAGATTCTTTTCCTTGGCATTCTTAGCATTACTCTTGGTGTTACTGAGCCAGCCTTGGCGCAGTCTTCAAATAGTTCTCAAGCGAACAAGCCGAAACAGAGCGCCCAGGGAAACAAGTCGACGGCGGCTCAAAAGCCCAAGTCTGCTAATTCGAAGCAGGTTCGAACCACGGTCAATCGCCCCAAGAATCCCCCCCAGGCCGCTGGTCGTCCATCATTTGCAACTGCCATGGGGTTACGAAACCAACCCGATGATCTCAATCTCAAGTCGAGTGTGGCGATGGTAGTGGATCAGCACTCTAAAGATATCCTCTTTGAGAAAAATCCAGATGTCAGCTTGCCTATTGCATCCATTACTAAACTCATGACCGCGATGGTGGTGCTTGATTCCAACGCACCACTGAACGAAGTTCTCACGATTACCCAAGAGGATGTGAAGATTTATGCTAAATCTCGCTTGTCTTTGGGGACCAAGTTAACCCGTGAGGAAGCGCTCCTCCTGGCGTTGATGTCTTCAGAGAACCGCACCTCGTATTTATTGGCTCGCAATTATCCAGGCGGTGCGAAGGCCTTCGTCGAGGCCATGAATCACAAAGCCTATTCTTTGGGAATGACCCATTCCAACTTTACCGATCCAACCGGTTTATTGGCGACCAATGTATCGACCGCTGAGGATTTAGCCAGAATGTTGGTTGCTTCTTATAACTACAAATTGATTCGGGAGTTCTCAGTCTGGCCCGATACGACCTTGGTCATTAATAAACGCCCACAGGTATTCTTAAATACCAACCGACTGGTGCGCGCGGGTGATATGGAAATCGGCTTGCAAAAAACGGGGTTCATTAGTGCGGCCGGTAAGTGCTTAGTGATGCAAGCCAAAGTAAACGGCCTACCCATACTGCTCGTGTTCTTGGATTCGGTTGGAACCCAATCGCGCTTTGCGGATGCCGTTCGGGTACGAGACTGGATTGAAAGTTATCAGCCTGGTGAGCCCAAGCCGATTCGCCGCCTGACAATGTAG
- a CDS encoding DMT family transporter, producing the protein MKSATPIEAFAAPLFVFIWSTGFIIARFGMPYMEPATFLFLRFTGVLLVMGLIILFWKPIWPNRSQTIHIAVAGVLLQFGYVMGVWSAVRLGMTAGLIALIVGLQPILTAWSASWVAERVNYRQWLGLVLGIGGVALVVADKTSFLDIPISAYGFAIAALFAITFGTLYQKKYCPDFDLRVGSMIQFSISALLCLIVALLFETREIIWNTPVIGALLWGILPTSIGAISLLFILIRKGAATKVTSLLYLTPPTTALMAWILFDEPLTLMMLAGLLLTMTAVILVNYQGKIPAKR; encoded by the coding sequence ATGAAATCAGCCACTCCAATCGAGGCATTTGCCGCGCCATTATTTGTATTTATCTGGAGTACGGGATTCATCATTGCGCGCTTTGGTATGCCATACATGGAGCCCGCCACATTTTTATTCTTGCGCTTTACTGGCGTATTGCTCGTGATGGGTCTCATCATTTTGTTCTGGAAACCCATCTGGCCAAACCGCAGCCAGACCATCCATATTGCAGTCGCTGGAGTGCTATTGCAATTTGGCTATGTCATGGGGGTATGGAGTGCGGTGCGTTTGGGGATGACCGCTGGACTGATCGCATTGATTGTGGGATTGCAACCCATCTTAACGGCGTGGAGTGCGTCATGGGTTGCCGAGCGGGTTAACTATCGCCAATGGCTTGGTTTGGTTTTGGGCATTGGTGGTGTGGCTTTGGTGGTGGCTGATAAAACCAGCTTTTTGGATATTCCAATCAGTGCCTATGGTTTTGCGATTGCCGCTTTATTTGCCATTACCTTTGGTACGCTCTACCAGAAAAAATACTGCCCAGATTTTGATCTTCGGGTTGGATCGATGATTCAGTTTTCGATCTCAGCTCTCTTATGCTTGATTGTTGCCTTGCTCTTTGAGACCCGTGAGATTATCTGGAATACGCCAGTGATTGGGGCCTTGCTCTGGGGCATTTTGCCCACCTCGATTGGTGCAATTAGTTTATTGTTTATTTTGATTCGTAAGGGTGCTGCCACCAAGGTTACGAGTCTTTTATATCTAACACCACCCACCACAGCGTTGATGGCCTGGATACTATTTGATGAACCCCTGACTCTCATGATGCTAGCGGGGCTATTGCTAACGATGACCGCGGTGATCTTGGTCAACTACCAAGGAAAAATACCAGCCAAGCGCTAA
- a CDS encoding histone deacetylase family protein has translation MKAYYSDHFVLPLPAGHRFPMAKYRMLRDLVVDLPDAQLLEAPRASDTELLLAHDASYLQRVISGTLSEAEQKEIGFPWSEKMVERSRRSVGATIAACQSAIEEGVAVNLAGGTHHAYRNKGSGFCVFNDAAIAARVLMKYPISPRRIGILDLDVHQGDGTAAILQHDPAICTVSIHGEKNYPFAKTNSDLDIALADGSGDTIYLEALEQALEFLAKHDIEFLIYLAGADPFEGDRLGRLRLTKEGLALRDQQVMAFVGERGIPIAIAMAGGYANPIEDTVQIHYQTIQIASAHQHKMSTSKSRPSS, from the coding sequence TTGAAAGCCTACTACAGCGATCACTTTGTATTACCCTTGCCCGCGGGGCATCGGTTTCCGATGGCGAAGTACAGGATGCTGCGAGATTTGGTTGTTGATCTTCCAGACGCTCAATTACTTGAGGCACCCAGGGCAAGTGATACAGAACTGCTCTTAGCCCATGACGCTTCCTACCTGCAACGGGTGATTAGTGGAACCCTGAGTGAGGCAGAGCAGAAAGAAATCGGATTTCCTTGGTCAGAGAAAATGGTGGAGCGTTCCCGCCGCTCGGTGGGTGCCACGATTGCCGCATGTCAATCTGCTATCGAGGAGGGTGTCGCAGTCAATCTAGCGGGTGGTACCCATCACGCCTACCGTAACAAGGGCTCGGGCTTTTGCGTTTTCAATGATGCCGCGATTGCGGCGCGGGTGCTGATGAAGTACCCAATCAGTCCTCGAAGAATCGGCATTCTGGACCTCGATGTTCATCAAGGCGATGGCACGGCAGCGATTTTGCAACATGATCCTGCGATTTGCACGGTCTCGATCCATGGTGAGAAAAACTATCCATTCGCAAAAACGAACAGTGATCTGGATATTGCCTTAGCCGACGGTAGTGGCGACACCATCTATCTAGAGGCTCTCGAACAGGCCCTCGAGTTTCTTGCAAAACATGACATTGAATTTCTGATTTACTTGGCCGGTGCCGATCCTTTTGAGGGTGATCGCTTGGGACGCCTAAGACTCACAAAAGAGGGGCTAGCGCTACGTGATCAACAGGTCATGGCATTTGTGGGAGAGCGGGGTATCCCTATCGCCATTGCGATGGCAGGAGGGTACGCTAATCCAATTGAGGATACCGTGCAGATTCATTATCAAACGATCCAAATTGCAAGTGCGCATCAGCATAAAATGAGTACCTCCAAATCTCGACCCTCTTCATGA
- a CDS encoding phasin family protein, protein MNLTPEQIAAAQKANLETLAGLTNQALKSVEKLVELNMQIAKNSLSESMSNAKKALEVRDVQQLITQQAEMIQPMAERMMNYGRDLYEIAQDSSHAFTKTAEAEFAANQKKLQSMVDEWTKNAPAGSDAAVQMMKQAIAAANNSYETSQKAIKHAMEVAQANMQNAADTVTKAASKAAKASKKSSE, encoded by the coding sequence ATGAACCTAACCCCAGAACAAATTGCGGCCGCCCAAAAGGCTAATCTGGAGACCCTTGCCGGTCTTACCAATCAAGCCCTCAAAAGCGTTGAGAAACTCGTTGAACTCAATATGCAAATCGCCAAGAATAGTTTGAGCGAGAGCATGAGCAATGCCAAGAAAGCACTAGAAGTACGCGATGTTCAACAACTCATTACCCAGCAAGCTGAAATGATTCAGCCAATGGCTGAGCGCATGATGAACTACGGTCGTGATCTCTATGAGATTGCACAAGATAGCTCCCATGCGTTTACCAAAACGGCAGAGGCAGAGTTCGCTGCTAACCAGAAAAAATTGCAATCCATGGTTGATGAGTGGACCAAAAACGCTCCGGCCGGGTCAGATGCTGCCGTGCAAATGATGAAGCAAGCAATCGCGGCAGCAAACAACAGCTATGAGACCAGCCAAAAGGCTATCAAGCACGCGATGGAAGTGGCGCAAGCCAATATGCAAAATGCAGCAGATACTGTGACCAAAGCGGCTAGTAAAGCAGCAAAAGCCTCGAAGAAGTCTTCTGAGTAA
- the lpdA gene encoding dihydrolipoyl dehydrogenase produces the protein MSQHAIVVPDIGDYSDVPVIEVLVKVGDAIEKEQPLIVLESDKATMEVPADQAGVVTSLAVKVGDKVSKGSVIGQLEVSGTASSVTPATTKSSAPPVPPAPPAAIPVPAGAYQGKVQHECEVLVLGAGPGGYSAAFRSADLGANVILVERYPTLGGVCLNVGCIPSKALLHTAAVMDEVKHMAKHGIEFAPPKINLDQLRQHKEGVIAKLTGGLAGMAKMRKVNVVRGLGRFLDAHHVEVDLCTGSGQDLLGQKEVIRFQKAIIAAGSQPIALPFMPKDPRVVDSTGALLLKSIPKRMLVIGGGIIGLEMATVYSALGSRIDIVEMMDGLMAGADRDLERVWEKMNSHRFDHIMLKTRAVRAEAKPDGIEVYFEGEKSPGSPQRYDLVLVAVGRTPNGKKIDAGAAGVQVDERGFIPVDSQMRTNVANIFAIGDIVGQPMLAHKAVHEGHVAAEAAAGQKSYFDAKQIPSVAYTDPEVAWAGLTEEQCKAQGIAYEKGLFPWAASGRAIANGRDEGFTKLLFDANTHRIIGGGIVGTNAGDLIGEVCLAIEMGADSVDIGKTIHPHPTLGESVGLAAEAHHGSCTDLPPVKKK, from the coding sequence ATGAGTCAACATGCGATCGTAGTGCCTGATATTGGCGATTACTCTGATGTACCGGTCATTGAGGTTTTGGTGAAAGTTGGTGATGCAATTGAGAAAGAGCAGCCACTGATTGTTCTGGAGTCCGACAAGGCCACGATGGAGGTCCCCGCGGATCAAGCGGGTGTCGTCACTAGTCTTGCGGTGAAAGTGGGTGACAAGGTAAGTAAAGGTTCGGTGATTGGGCAGCTTGAAGTATCGGGTACAGCATCATCAGTTACTCCAGCGACTACAAAATCATCTGCACCACCAGTACCACCAGCACCGCCTGCAGCCATTCCAGTTCCCGCTGGCGCGTATCAGGGTAAGGTACAGCATGAATGCGAAGTACTTGTCTTAGGTGCCGGCCCCGGTGGCTATAGTGCCGCATTTCGGAGTGCCGATCTTGGTGCGAATGTCATTTTGGTCGAGCGCTACCCAACCCTCGGTGGCGTTTGCCTCAATGTGGGCTGCATTCCATCCAAAGCACTCTTGCACACCGCAGCGGTGATGGATGAGGTGAAGCACATGGCTAAGCATGGCATTGAATTTGCTCCTCCCAAAATTAATCTCGATCAATTGCGCCAACACAAAGAGGGCGTGATTGCTAAATTAACTGGTGGTCTAGCGGGTATGGCTAAGATGCGCAAGGTCAATGTCGTCAGAGGTCTGGGACGTTTTCTGGATGCTCATCACGTTGAAGTGGATCTATGCACAGGTAGCGGACAAGATCTGTTGGGTCAGAAAGAGGTGATCCGTTTTCAGAAAGCCATTATCGCGGCTGGTAGTCAACCCATTGCTTTGCCCTTTATGCCCAAAGACCCCCGGGTGGTGGATAGTACGGGCGCATTGCTATTAAAGAGTATTCCGAAGCGGATGCTGGTCATTGGTGGTGGCATTATTGGTTTAGAGATGGCCACCGTCTATAGCGCACTCGGCTCTCGCATCGATATTGTGGAGATGATGGATGGTTTGATGGCTGGGGCTGATCGTGACCTCGAGCGCGTTTGGGAAAAAATGAACTCGCATCGCTTTGATCACATCATGCTCAAAACTCGGGCGGTTCGTGCAGAAGCCAAGCCGGATGGCATTGAGGTTTATTTTGAGGGTGAGAAGTCACCAGGCAGTCCACAACGCTACGACCTCGTGTTGGTAGCAGTAGGGCGTACCCCCAATGGTAAGAAGATTGATGCAGGCGCTGCTGGTGTGCAGGTTGATGAGCGCGGATTTATTCCCGTAGATTCACAAATGCGAACCAATGTAGCCAATATCTTTGCGATTGGCGACATCGTTGGGCAACCCATGTTGGCGCACAAGGCCGTTCATGAAGGCCATGTAGCAGCTGAAGCAGCAGCTGGTCAGAAATCCTACTTTGATGCGAAGCAAATTCCGTCGGTAGCCTATACCGATCCCGAGGTTGCTTGGGCAGGGCTGACTGAAGAGCAATGCAAGGCACAAGGCATTGCCTATGAGAAAGGTTTATTCCCATGGGCAGCTAGTGGACGAGCAATTGCCAATGGTCGTGACGAAGGCTTTACTAAATTGCTCTTCGATGCCAACACCCACCGCATTATTGGTGGAGGCATTGTGGGAACCAATGCGGGTGACCTCATTGGTGAGGTTTGCCTAGCGATTGAGATGGGAGCCGATTCGGTTGATATTGGTAAGACTATTCATCCGCATCCAACCCTAGGGGAGTCCGTGGGATTGGCAGCAGAAGCACATCATGGATCGTGTACCGATTTGCCACCCGTCAAGAAGAAGTAG
- the aceF gene encoding dihydrolipoyllysine-residue acetyltransferase has translation MSQLLEIKVPDIGDYQDVPVIEVHIKAGDRVEKEQSLITLESDKATMDVPSSHAGVVKEVKVKVGDNISEGGVVLLLEASDASASAPAASAAPPAQVAPVAPAPTPTPSPAAIPAATPVRAEPVSSIDGASHASPSVRKFARELGVTIAQVKGTGPKGRISQEDVQAFVKSVMTGASAPASQSPGGSLGGLNLLPWPKVDFSKFGETERQPLSRIKKLSAANLARNWVMIPAVTYHEDADITDLEAFRVQTNKENEKQGSKITMLAFLIKASVAALKKYPEFNASLDGDDLVLKKYFHIAFAADTPNGLVVPVIRNADQKGIFEIARETAELAALAREGKLKPEQMQGASFTISSLGGIGGTYFAPIINAPEVAILGVSKAAMKPVWDGKAFVPRLICPLSLTADHRVIDGALATRFNVYISQLLADFRRAVL, from the coding sequence ATGAGTCAATTACTTGAAATCAAGGTCCCCGATATTGGAGACTATCAGGATGTGCCGGTCATTGAGGTGCATATCAAAGCAGGTGATCGCGTTGAGAAAGAGCAATCCCTCATCACCCTCGAGTCCGATAAGGCAACCATGGATGTGCCATCCTCCCACGCAGGAGTGGTGAAAGAGGTGAAGGTCAAAGTGGGCGACAACATCTCGGAAGGTGGTGTCGTGCTCTTATTGGAAGCAAGTGATGCGAGTGCATCTGCGCCCGCTGCCTCTGCAGCTCCGCCAGCCCAAGTTGCGCCGGTTGCCCCAGCACCCACACCAACACCCTCGCCAGCAGCGATCCCTGCTGCAACTCCGGTACGAGCTGAGCCAGTAAGCTCAATTGATGGCGCAAGCCATGCCAGCCCATCGGTTCGTAAGTTTGCCCGTGAGTTGGGCGTAACGATTGCGCAGGTTAAAGGCACAGGCCCCAAAGGGCGGATTTCACAAGAGGATGTGCAAGCGTTTGTTAAATCCGTGATGACCGGTGCGAGTGCACCAGCAAGTCAAAGCCCAGGCGGCAGTTTAGGAGGCCTCAATCTCTTGCCATGGCCTAAGGTTGACTTCAGTAAATTTGGTGAGACCGAGCGTCAACCGCTCTCCCGAATCAAGAAACTCTCAGCTGCTAATTTGGCACGTAACTGGGTGATGATTCCGGCGGTTACTTATCATGAGGATGCCGATATTACCGACCTTGAAGCGTTTAGAGTGCAGACCAATAAAGAGAATGAGAAGCAGGGCAGCAAAATTACGATGCTTGCATTCTTGATTAAGGCTTCGGTTGCCGCATTGAAGAAGTACCCTGAGTTCAATGCTTCACTTGACGGCGATGATCTCGTTCTCAAAAAGTATTTCCATATTGCCTTCGCAGCAGATACGCCTAATGGTCTGGTTGTGCCAGTGATTCGCAATGCGGATCAAAAAGGGATCTTCGAGATTGCCAGAGAGACCGCAGAACTCGCAGCGCTTGCACGTGAGGGCAAGTTAAAGCCCGAGCAAATGCAAGGAGCCAGTTTCACGATTTCATCCTTGGGTGGCATTGGTGGTACATACTTTGCGCCCATCATTAATGCTCCTGAGGTAGCGATTCTGGGCGTTAGTAAAGCTGCCATGAAACCCGTTTGGGATGGCAAAGCCTTTGTGCCGCGATTAATCTGCCCACTATCACTCACAGCGGATCACCGAGTAATTGATGGGGCGTTAGCGACGCGCTTTAATGTTTACATTTCGCAGTTACTCGCCGACTTCCGTCGCGCTGTTTTGTAG